The segment aatataatattttggtaacaaaactatggaaactacaacagagaactATGGAAAGTAGGCCGCctagaacgcattatattaaatacttaacctaacctaatcaactctatatattaaatatttaattaaaatatacctgaatagtagtttatctcactcgGGCTAAGCGGATTATCTGAGATTGCACTCATAAAAACCGGTTTTAAACAGATCAAACTTCTTGAGCGTGGTCgggataacacgtaagtaccaaatcgaaaaataatagcaaaacatttattattgttgttgCTGTTgactacctcccccccccctttctcaCATCAGAAGAATCATCTAATACTTCTCTAAGTACGGGACATGTTCACAtctatgattttattttttttatgtccatGGATTAATTTCATTGGCCACAATTCTGAGCTTTCATTTTTTACCCTCGCAATGCAGACAGGCGCATTGAAGTACTCCCCCTCAAATATGTAGGTTTTTACGATTTTGCGTATTGCTGTCTATACTTTCGAATAAATTTTGTCCTATATTGTATATTGGATCTGTGCCTCCCCCTCTTCAAATTATGTTTCTCCTCAGATGCCTGTTTTACAGCGATGCTTGTACTTAGAAAAACCTCAGCTTACATACcaatatattggtatctaagctgtgtacaAAACTAGTATGTAGGTATCAAGGTCATATCCAGGGGGTAGGgatttgaccccctcccccgtccgaaatgtttgtctgactcgtaaaaacgtacaaaaaatGCATCTAAACATATTTTGAGGCACTTCGTaatttttgtaacccccccccccccccgatcaaaaatcctggatgtggCCCCAGTAGACATTTAGGGGAAAAGATagaattttattaattactaTAAGTGTACATGATGTTTTATAGCActcattttatatttatgtatgGATTGCGTTATAGTACTTATACTTTCACTAGTAGGTCCatgtctattttcaaaattattccgGAAACGTTTTAATATTGTTGTTTGTTGTTGCTTCAAACAGAGTTTCAAACATTATTAGAGTTTTTTTGAAATCGCGGGATTTTCTTCATCTGGCTGCCAGAAGTTAACAAAAAGTATTGGATCTAGACGATCTAGACGATTAAAACTATTGGATCTAGAGCCTAAACAAAGCCATAGAAAACACTTACATCCCCGTACCTCCATCCTTCCCTACcttataaattttaaagattttaggAAAGTTAATCCTAATTTTGAACAAACGCTAAAATTTATCTTAGAACCCAACTAAAATCCTAAAACACTTGCCTATTGTTGGAGAAAAGCACAATTAAACCAAACCTGatagacaactttttttttcacaaggtgAGACTGGTCCTGTctatagtttttttaaaatgtcaCCAACATGTTTTGGCACAGAGAGGGAAGCTTTTAAATGCTTGCCTGGGTCctaatttgaacttttttctttgaatttgaaCATTTCTTAAAGTTTCATCCAACTAACTACAACTTTGAGTTAACAAAAAGCAACTCGGCTTTAATCTTACATAAGTAGGCCTGGGAATATCTTTTCAGGATCTTTCATCCACCCGTTTTTTTTATGAGTGAAGAATTAGCAATTCTGTGAAGAATATTTTGCCTAGATTTTGCTTGTCCTAGTCCTATTGTTTTCTTTGATAAGTGGATCCTAGGACTTGAGCCTGATACAGTCTTTTTTTAAGCTAAGGCTAGCACCTTTACAAAATCCTCCAATCTTTACAAGTAGGGAAGTCGTAAACAGTGGCGTAATGTCGCCataatcctggggggggggcaaagttgtaGCCAATTTACCCAAAACAAGTGaaattgacagtgaaaaatgaaaatgaggcATATAGCACCataaaggaaaatatataaagaaaagtgACGCGTTTTCTGGATGCTTGGTTAATGCAGGCTTGTTTTAGtattgacaagatttttgaagaaactaaatttccgctgggggggggactggggtctggagggggcagttgccctccTGCTCCATAGCAAATTATGCCCCTGGTCCTAAACGTTGAaacttttaagatatttttctaggGCCTAATTTCTGGTTCAGATCCATTCTAGGAAGTTTGATTGACATAGTGCAATAATTTTCCCAATTTCATGATAATTGATGTAGTgcgggaagggggggggggaataaaggTGAAACCCAGAAAAAATGGCTAGGACGAAAATTTTGCTGGACGTCTAAACGTATTTTGTTGAAAGTTTCTTTGGGTTCAGAACAATTGGATTGCGGCTTTTCAGGAAGCTACTTTTTCGTTTTATTACACTTTTTTCAATAGACGATTTAAAACTACGTTGGAGTACTTTTGATAGGACAATGGAATGTGAAGGTTCAGTATCTATAACTGTTGAGTTGAGTGATATTGAATATTAAGAATATttctttaattgtaattaattaattaattgtaattaattctGCCAGAACAGTGAAACCAAGCTTTAAAACCGCGATTTTATGATAGTACAGCCAAGTTGATTCTGACTTCTTGAATTTTTGCTGTTGCTGGTCAAGTTTTCCTGAAAATACCCGGATATTGATATTTGATTATCACTGTCCGGAGAAGGAGctacaatttcttcaaaatttaactGTGATTCTTTGTGATCGAAAGCCTACGATGGCTTGCGAACGATCGTCAGTATGTTTAAGCAgacttttaaagtcaaaagtaTCGAAGATTCAATTATTGTTTTGTACAGTTTTATTAAAAGATTGAATTTGGAtaccattttttagctttaaaagaGCCCGTGTGTGTGAGGAAGAGTGAATGGTGGACGGGGGAATCATAAGTTAGAATATCAGAAGAGAAATAAAGTAAGAACTCAATGCTGGTATAGCTAGTGTTTACACGAAGTAAAAAACTAGTAGTGTAATATATATTACAGCGAAGTTGAAATCTAAGAATATTTATAGGTAAGGCTAGCGTATGTGTTACAATGTTAATATATTAGAAAATCAACAGTAATAAGAAACGTTTCTCATGAAAATTGGTTCCATAGTCAAAAGTATCATACCTTTATTTTCAGGAAGAAAAGCGAAGTTTATGGCTGAAAATGGTATTGTTCCAGCTGAACCCATATCAACAACTGGCCTCGAAGAAAAAGTGGTTGCCGTGTATGGTCCCAGATTGAATGAACTCCCTGAAATTGAGGCGGGGAATATTCTTGAAAGTGTTTCCAGGGATAAAGACGTTTGTGAAATACAAAAATCGGCCTGTCAAAAATCCAATTGCAATACAAATGATAGAGGTGTTTTAAAGACCATGGGGGACATAGACAATAATACCATAGACCAAAATGATTCTCCTCTATCGTTTATTCATGCGGTTCCATTGGATGTGACTGCACCGGAAACTAGTATAGAAGAACAGGCTGCTCTAGAACATGGTAGTAACGACGCAACAGTAGCTAACGATCCTCTTGACCTAAATATTGCACTAGGAAGTTCTACTGACCAACAGGCTGAAATAGAAAATGCTAGTGATCCTAAGGTTGTGTCAGAAAACGTTACTGATAAGGAGGCTGGACCAGAGAGTTCTACGAATCAGAAGGCTGCAGTAGAAAAATCTGTTGAAATGATAGCTGCACTTAACCCAATGGTGAGTAAAGGAAAGGGGTCCTCAACAACACCGTCTGTATCTCGAAGGGTTTCTGTTTCAGATTATGTCCTGACTGCGCTGAATAATAACTCATCTGAGAAAGATGAAGAAACTACCGAACTAAAAGAACAAGAAACAGGTAATATTGATGAATCTTTCCGAATTGATAACAATGATCATTCATACAGTGTAAGGGTACCTCATAACTTTGTGGATGATGAGTCTTCCAAACAAAACAATTCTACCTTTACACCTAGCAatttatatgaaaaagaaacagGCGAAACCCGAAAGTCAAAGAAAATTCTAACAAGAAGAGGGTCGAAACCAAAGAAAGAAGAAATCATTGATGACAAAAAGCCAAAAGAGGATATAGAAGAGGGGAAAACTTTGTCAGTCTTAAAGAGTGAACgcttgaaaaagaaactgaacttattagaaaaaacaaagaagaatgaTTCCTACTGTTGGTTCTGTCACAAGTCTGGCAATATTAATTTCAAGTGTTCTTCATGTCTAAAATCATGTCACACGAAATGCTTCCCTGTGGAAGATAAGATAGGAAAAGAATCAACACAAAGTGCCATGAGCGAGTCATGTCCAGATTGCGAAAAAGAAAGAGCAGAGGTATCTCCCTATTCGAGTAGTCAGTTACAAGAAAGTTTTACTTACCTTACGCAGAGAACTTTCAGTATAGTTGGTTATGGTCATTTATCAGAGATTGttgaaaacaatataaaaatgaatttagatTGTTTAGTCAATCCAGTGACATTTTCAGTGATTGAGgaaaaagttcaaaaacaaaattattcttcCTGTTTTGAGATTGTGGATGACTTTAATTGGGTCCTTCATAATATGACAATCATAGGACTAGTTGGAGAATTAAAAATGGCCAAAATTATTCAGAAAACTGCTAAACGAGaaagttttgaaatacaaaCATGCTTAGAATGCTACAATAGAGCAAATACTATGCAAGAAAATTGGTTTGTTGAACCTTGTGAGAGGCCACATTTATTAGTGTGGGCTAGACTTAAGGGCTATCCTTTTTGGCCGGCAAAAGCAATGCGTCACATTGCAAAGAAAGTTGATGTTCGTTTCTTTGGTGCTCATGACAGAGCTTGGGTGCCAGCCAAGGATATATTCTTGTATAGTAGAGATATACCGCAACAACCTGCTAAAAACAAACGCAGTCAAAATCTTGAAGAGTGCATTGATGAAATTGAAGAACACATTGTCAGActgaaaaagaagtttggaGGTTTTGCATATCGTCTTAACAGGACGAGGTTTCAGGTATCGACTTGGGAGGAACACCTCCGAAAAATGCTTCCCAACCACAATACCTCTGAGACACTTCAGATCGCTCATATTTATGACGATGATACACCTGTGATCAAGAGGCGTAAAATATGTTCAGACTCTATTGAGAAAAGTGAAAGTGCTTCTCCGCTATTGACTGAGATTGTTCACCATAAGGAAGGAGTTGCAGACCCGTTTGTAGCTTTATCTTCTCTATCACCTGTCAGTGACGTCACAAAATCTCCAGCTTCAAGCAGCTCGTCAAATCCAcctttgaaattgaaattgaaactgGATTCTTGTAAGAGGAATTTCGCAACTATCACGCCTGAACATAATAACAGCATAGAAGAAAAGTCTGAAAAATCGAAGAAAAGGCGGAAAAATCAAGACTCTGAAGAAAGTGAAACTGAATCTAAGAAATCGGAAAACGCTGAGATAACTGAACCTGTCGTCTCTGCGACTGAACCTCCTTCGCATATAGAGACAGCGGAAGTTTCAGACCCTCCGCAAGAACACCTACCTCCAACAGCCAACGAAAAAGGAATCACTAAGGATGTAAAGGAGGATAGTGATAAAGAAAAGAAGGGGGACACCAACGCTGACAAAACACCTAAAAAGGGGAATGATTCATCTGTTGTCTTAAACGAAGAAATCCAGAAATTAATGAGCGAAAGGAAATGTTTAAGCTTATTACCCAAGCCTAAGTCAGATAAACCTACTGAAAGTAAATTGACAATAAAGCGTACAGCCCGGAAAACTTTCCCTTCTGTAGTGGGAACCCCCGTAGTGCAACAAATTGTGCCTGAAAATATAACGATCAAAGCGGAACCTCCTGAATTTGATGAAGAAAATCCCACATCTCCCGTTGTAGCCCATGAGCTGTCTCCTAAACAGACTCCTGCAAAACCAAGAGCTGCAGTACCAGCTCTAAGGGCAATTCACCCTTCTTCAGCTAGCGCTAATGTCGAAAGGCCACCGACAATTGCAGTGCGGCCCGATCTAGCCTCAATGAGTGTCCTAAAAGGAACGATTCGTGCTCCCATTGCCCCTGTACAGCCAGCTCCTTTTGTCTCCAGTAATGAATGTTCTTCTAATTCGGTAGATGACCCTTTTCGAATAAGAGTAAACGCAATTCGTCCTCCTCCAGGTCACGGAATGTTCACATCCGTGAATGGCCATCCCCCCGAGGACCCTTTTGGAGTTAGAGAAATGGCAAAACAAGAGTCAGAAAGGCTGTTGTCAACGATCCAGATCTGCGTGGATAACATCCTTAATCGATTTGCAAGTCAGGGAAATCCGTATGCACAAATGGCGAAGATGCAAGTTGAAATGCACGTTCTCAAGAAAAAGTTCCATGATCAGCTTGAAGCAGCCAAAAAGGCAGCTGATAGCAAACTGCA is part of the Artemia franciscana chromosome 12, ASM3288406v1, whole genome shotgun sequence genome and harbors:
- the LOC136034018 gene encoding MYND-type zinc finger-containing chromatin reader Zmynd8-like → MAENGIVPAEPISTTGLEEKVVAVYGPRLNELPEIEAGNILESVSRDKDVCEIQKSACQKSNCNTNDRGVLKTMGDIDNNTIDQNDSPLSFIHAVPLDVTAPETSIEEQAALEHGSNDATVANDPLDLNIALGSSTDQQAEIENASDPKVVSENVTDKEAGPESSTNQKAAVEKSVEMIAALNPMVSKGKGSSTTPSVSRRVSVSDYVLTALNNNSSEKDEETTELKEQETGNIDESFRIDNNDHSYSVRVPHNFVDDESSKQNNSTFTPSNLYEKETGETRKSKKILTRRGSKPKKEEIIDDKKPKEDIEEGKTLSVLKSERLKKKLNLLEKTKKNDSYCWFCHKSGNINFKCSSCLKSCHTKCFPVEDKIGKESTQSAMSESCPDCEKERAEVSPYSSSQLQESFTYLTQRTFSIVGYGHLSEIVENNIKMNLDCLVNPVTFSVIEEKVQKQNYSSCFEIVDDFNWVLHNMTIIGLVGELKMAKIIQKTAKRESFEIQTCLECYNRANTMQENWFVEPCERPHLLVWARLKGYPFWPAKAMRHIAKKVDVRFFGAHDRAWVPAKDIFLYSRDIPQQPAKNKRSQNLEECIDEIEEHIVRLKKKFGGFAYRLNRTRFQVSTWEEHLRKMLPNHNTSETLQIAHIYDDDTPVIKRRKICSDSIEKSESASPLLTEIVHHKEGVADPFVALSSLSPVSDVTKSPASSSSSNPPLKLKLKLDSCKRNFATITPEHNNSIEEKSEKSKKRRKNQDSEESETESKKSENAEITEPVVSATEPPSHIETAEVSDPPQEHLPPTANEKGITKDVKEDSDKEKKGDTNADKTPKKGNDSSVVLNEEIQKLMSERKCLSLLPKPKSDKPTESKLTIKRTARKTFPSVVGTPVVQQIVPENITIKAEPPEFDEENPTSPVVAHELSPKQTPAKPRAAVPALRAIHPSSASANVERPPTIAVRPDLASMSVLKGTIRAPIAPVQPAPFVSSNECSSNSVDDPFRIRVNAIRPPPGHGMFTSVNGHPPEDPFGVREMAKQESERLLSTIQICVDNILNRFASQGNPYAQMAKMQVEMHVLKKKFHDQLEAAKKAADSKLHETRTKLISDHEKAVSSLRSSLLLEKKKSIEETKRKQWCANCGSEAGMYCCWNTSYCTYKCQQIHWPQHLKTCASTANLSKNPQKIAIPQMPPRGNVAQSPVSVLMPQKGMTSTPTFSTAVSVSQPITVAFGGNNSHLGNTANGQKILLLSNGTQANGQFLLKAPTNFNIRPMVGNNK